One genomic window of Psychrobacillus sp. INOP01 includes the following:
- a CDS encoding Cof-type HAD-IIB family hydrolase → MKNKILFFDIDGTILDHDKNIPDGVEESLQKARDNGHEIVISTGRSPFTAQSVLDQLKVDSFVCYNGQIVQFKGEILHKGIIERQELKRLTDFANVKNQPLVYMDSDEMVSNFPDHQDVFDSISTLKINIPRYVEDFFLTNDIHQALIFCNLEEQKEYEQAFPNLKFVRWHRVSCDVLPKGISKAKGMDLLLKHIGRGPEDAVAFGDGLNDIEMLQFAGTSVAMGNCVEELREHATFVTDHVSESGLSNAMKKLSLI, encoded by the coding sequence ATGAAAAATAAAATTTTATTTTTTGATATTGATGGAACTATTTTAGATCACGACAAAAATATTCCGGATGGGGTAGAGGAATCACTACAAAAAGCTAGAGATAACGGACATGAAATTGTCATTTCGACTGGACGCTCACCTTTTACTGCTCAATCTGTGTTAGATCAATTAAAGGTAGATTCTTTTGTTTGTTATAATGGGCAAATTGTTCAGTTTAAAGGAGAAATACTACATAAGGGAATTATTGAGAGGCAAGAGCTGAAGCGGTTAACGGATTTTGCGAACGTAAAGAATCAACCACTAGTTTATATGGATAGTGATGAGATGGTTTCTAATTTCCCAGATCACCAAGATGTATTTGATAGTATTTCTACATTGAAGATAAACATTCCGCGTTATGTAGAAGATTTCTTTTTAACAAATGATATTCATCAAGCGTTAATCTTTTGCAACTTGGAAGAGCAAAAGGAATATGAACAAGCTTTTCCTAACTTGAAATTCGTCCGTTGGCATCGTGTTTCCTGTGATGTCCTTCCGAAAGGCATTTCAAAAGCTAAAGGAATGGATCTATTATTGAAGCATATTGGTAGAGGGCCGGAGGATGCAGTTGCTTTCGGAGACGGTTTAAATGATATAGAAATGCTTCAATTCGCTGGGACAAGTGTCGCTATGGGGAACTGTGTCGAAGAGTTAAGAGAACACGCTACCTTTGTTACGGATCATGTATCAGAGAGCGGATTATCCAACGCAATGAAAAAATTAAGTTTAATCTAA
- a CDS encoding carbohydrate kinase, which translates to MSKKFVLIYGDAFVDYIAEDQSNSRFSKFLGGATVNVAAGVARLGAASSFITVTGENETSEFVRNELISEGVDLSFSQIVPEKEVSGVYVHLLENNERHFERYVDATPDIQVDFSSIKSEAIHQTSVFHFCSGTLFHPTALATTRKIVESMKKSNVLISFDANIRPLRWKSEEICRETICSFFDFVDILKLTEEELFFLTKTTTIEEGVTYLQQYNIEVLLITIGAEGTYAVINGEAVHVPVEKVIPIDTTGAGDAFVAGILSKIYLDGHPSTKEAWIRYIAFGNKLGGICATKSGALSAMPRLIDLQQ; encoded by the coding sequence ATGTCCAAAAAGTTTGTCCTCATATATGGGGATGCGTTTGTCGATTATATTGCGGAGGATCAGAGCAATAGTCGATTTTCAAAGTTTTTAGGCGGGGCTACGGTTAATGTTGCCGCAGGTGTTGCCCGTCTCGGTGCAGCATCCTCGTTTATAACTGTAACAGGAGAAAATGAAACCTCTGAATTTGTTAGAAATGAATTGATTTCTGAAGGGGTTGATTTATCCTTTTCACAGATAGTGCCAGAAAAAGAGGTAAGTGGAGTTTACGTGCATCTTTTGGAAAATAATGAACGTCATTTTGAACGTTATGTAGATGCGACGCCTGACATCCAAGTAGACTTTTCCTCTATTAAAAGCGAGGCAATTCATCAGACATCTGTCTTTCATTTCTGTTCTGGAACACTTTTTCATCCGACTGCTCTTGCGACTACAAGAAAAATTGTAGAGAGTATGAAAAAATCGAATGTTCTTATATCCTTCGATGCTAATATCAGACCATTACGCTGGAAGAGTGAAGAGATTTGTAGGGAAACGATATGTTCTTTCTTTGATTTTGTAGATATATTGAAGTTGACCGAGGAAGAGTTATTCTTTTTAACGAAAACGACAACAATAGAAGAAGGAGTCACTTACCTACAGCAGTATAATATCGAGGTATTACTTATTACAATTGGCGCTGAAGGTACCTATGCAGTGATTAACGGGGAAGCGGTACATGTTCCAGTGGAAAAAGTAATTCCGATTGATACCACTGGAGCTGGAGATGCTTTTGTTGCAGGTATTCTTTCTAAAATTTATTTGGATGGTCACCCCTCAACAAAAGAAGCTTGGATTAGATATATCGCGTTTGGCAATAAACTAGGCGGAATCTGCGCTACTAAGTCCGGTGCATTATCTGCCATGCCAAGATTAATAGACCTACAACAATGA
- the def gene encoding peptide deformylase yields the protein MILMNNIVRDGHPSLRKKTEELTFPLSEEELTLANDLLEYVINSQDDEMVEKYKIRPGIGIAAPQVNANKRMFALHLEDENNEEVSFVAVNPKIISHSVEKTYISAGEGCLSVDEVIEGYVPRYARITATGFFPDGTPFKKRLKGLAAIAFQHELDHLNGIMFYDHINNENPYAPIPDSVPYDRS from the coding sequence ATGATTCTAATGAATAATATTGTCAGAGATGGACATCCATCTTTACGAAAAAAAACCGAGGAATTAACTTTCCCCTTATCAGAAGAAGAGCTAACTCTAGCAAACGATTTACTGGAATATGTCATTAACAGTCAAGATGATGAAATGGTAGAGAAATACAAAATACGTCCAGGAATTGGTATTGCTGCTCCACAGGTAAATGCTAACAAAAGAATGTTCGCACTTCATTTAGAAGATGAAAACAATGAAGAAGTTAGCTTTGTGGCAGTCAATCCCAAAATAATTAGTCACTCTGTGGAAAAAACCTATATTTCTGCTGGAGAGGGTTGTTTGTCTGTAGATGAAGTAATTGAAGGATATGTGCCAAGATACGCACGTATTACTGCAACAGGATTTTTCCCAGATGGAACTCCCTTCAAGAAACGATTAAAAGGATTAGCAGCAATTGCTTTCCAGCATGAGCTAGATCATCTAAATGGCATCATGTTTTATGACCATATTAATAATGAGAATCCGTACGCTCCTATTCCGGATTCTGTTCCATATGATCGTTCTTAA
- a CDS encoding YkyA family protein: protein MKISKYILIFSSILLLAGCNFGESTEQKLSNILTEIYDSEADYRDVQEELAETESKEQANFQQMMELTKDQKEELTKMVEDTATLLATRLDLVEKEAASINSTSDGIKQISTLITDTKDVSEKESLKEMETSLKDRITAYEEVTINYNELATMQQDLYNMLIDESADVTAIQEQVQEVNKYNELVQQSVQKFNDATVRVNEVKEEVLTSLQKEEK from the coding sequence ATGAAAATAAGCAAATATATACTCATCTTCAGCAGTATATTACTACTCGCTGGCTGTAATTTTGGTGAGTCAACAGAACAAAAGCTATCAAACATCTTAACAGAAATTTATGATTCAGAAGCCGATTATAGAGATGTGCAAGAAGAGTTAGCTGAAACTGAATCAAAAGAACAAGCAAACTTTCAACAGATGATGGAACTGACCAAGGATCAAAAAGAAGAACTTACTAAAATGGTTGAAGATACTGCAACTCTATTAGCAACTAGATTAGATTTAGTAGAGAAGGAAGCTGCCTCTATAAACTCTACTTCAGACGGCATCAAACAAATTAGTACACTTATTACTGATACAAAAGATGTTTCTGAAAAAGAAAGTCTAAAAGAAATGGAAACTTCATTGAAAGACCGTATTACAGCGTATGAAGAAGTGACGATTAACTATAATGAGTTGGCTACAATGCAACAAGATTTATATAATATGTTAATCGATGAATCTGCAGATGTTACTGCAATACAAGAACAGGTTCAAGAAGTAAATAAGTATAATGAATTAGTTCAACAATCTGTCCAAAAGTTTAATGATGCAACTGTAAGGGTAAATGAAGTAAAAGAAGAAGTATTAACTTCTTTACAGAAAGAAGAAAAATAA
- the pdhA gene encoding pyruvate dehydrogenase (acetyl-transferring) E1 component subunit alpha, with product MAANNPAQLDPMKTLHEIEEKFEMFQILNEDGEIVNEQANPNLSDEELVELMSRMVYTRILDQRSISLNRQGRLGFYAPTAGQEASQLASQYALEKEDFILPGYRDVPQIVWHGLPLWQAFLFSRGHFMGNQIPEGVNVFPPQIIIGAQFIQAAGVALGMQKRGKKAITITYTGDGGSSQGDFYEGINFAGAFRVPAVFIVQNNQFAISTPRELQTSAKTIAQKGIAAGIPSVVVDGMDPLAVYAATKDARERAIKGEGPSLIETVCYRYGPHTMAGDDPTRYRTSETDSEWEKKDPLVRFRKYLETKGIWNEEKEAEVIEKAKEEIKEAVKKADAAPKQKVTDLINIMYEENPYNLDEQLAYYTEKESK from the coding sequence ATGGCTGCAAACAATCCAGCGCAGTTAGACCCTATGAAAACGCTTCACGAAATTGAAGAAAAGTTTGAAATGTTTCAGATTTTAAACGAAGATGGGGAAATTGTTAACGAACAAGCAAATCCTAACTTATCAGACGAGGAATTAGTAGAGTTGATGAGTCGTATGGTTTATACACGTATCTTAGATCAACGTTCTATTTCTTTAAACAGACAAGGACGTTTAGGTTTCTATGCTCCAACGGCAGGTCAAGAAGCATCACAACTAGCATCTCAGTATGCGCTAGAAAAAGAAGATTTTATCTTACCTGGTTATCGTGATGTACCTCAAATTGTTTGGCACGGCTTACCTTTGTGGCAAGCGTTCCTATTCTCACGTGGGCATTTTATGGGGAACCAAATTCCTGAAGGTGTAAATGTTTTTCCACCTCAAATCATTATCGGTGCCCAATTTATCCAAGCAGCTGGAGTAGCTCTTGGTATGCAAAAACGTGGTAAAAAAGCAATTACTATCACCTATACTGGTGACGGTGGATCATCTCAAGGGGATTTCTATGAAGGTATTAACTTTGCTGGGGCTTTCCGAGTACCGGCAGTGTTTATCGTTCAAAACAATCAATTTGCGATTTCAACACCTCGTGAACTACAAACATCTGCAAAAACAATAGCTCAAAAAGGTATTGCTGCTGGTATTCCGAGTGTTGTAGTAGATGGCATGGATCCACTTGCTGTTTATGCGGCTACGAAAGATGCTAGAGAACGTGCTATTAAAGGAGAAGGACCTAGTCTGATCGAAACTGTATGTTACCGTTACGGTCCACACACAATGGCAGGGGATGACCCGACTCGTTACCGTACTTCAGAAACTGATTCTGAATGGGAAAAGAAAGATCCATTAGTTCGTTTCCGCAAATATCTAGAAACAAAAGGTATTTGGAATGAAGAAAAAGAAGCAGAAGTAATTGAAAAAGCTAAAGAAGAAATTAAAGAAGCAGTTAAAAAAGCAGATGCAGCACCAAAACAAAAAGTAACTGACCTCATCAATATTATGTATGAAGAAAATCCATATAACTTAGATGAGCAATTAGCTTACTACACAGAGAAGGAGTCGAAGTAA
- a CDS encoding alpha-ketoacid dehydrogenase subunit beta, which produces MAQMTMIQAITDALRTELKNDENVLVFGEDVGVNGGVFRATEGLQKEFGEDRVFDTPLAESGIGGLAVGLSLQGFRPVPEIQFFGFVFEVMDSIAGQLARMRFRTGGAFNAPVTIRSPFGGGVHTPEMHADSLELLMTSTPGVKVVIPSTPYDAKGLLISAIRDNDPVIYLEHMKLYRSFRGEVPEEEYTIPLGKADVKREGSDLTIISYGAMVHESLKAAEELQKEGHSVEVIDLRTVQPLDIETIIASVEKTNRAMVVQEAQKQAGIAANVVAEITERAILSLEAPVLRVTAPDTVFPFSQAETVWLPSSKDIVETAKKVLTF; this is translated from the coding sequence ATGGCACAAATGACGATGATTCAAGCAATTACGGACGCACTCCGTACTGAGCTTAAAAATGATGAAAACGTTCTAGTCTTCGGTGAAGACGTAGGCGTTAACGGCGGGGTTTTCCGTGCAACAGAAGGATTACAGAAAGAATTCGGAGAAGATCGTGTGTTTGATACACCACTTGCAGAGTCAGGTATTGGTGGTCTTGCAGTAGGTCTATCATTACAAGGGTTCCGTCCTGTTCCAGAAATTCAATTCTTTGGATTCGTTTTTGAGGTTATGGATTCTATAGCTGGTCAGCTAGCTCGTATGCGTTTCCGTACTGGTGGGGCATTTAATGCACCTGTAACTATCCGTTCTCCATTTGGTGGCGGTGTTCATACACCAGAAATGCACGCAGATAGTTTAGAGCTTCTTATGACTTCAACACCTGGTGTGAAAGTTGTTATTCCTTCTACTCCATACGATGCAAAAGGGCTATTAATCTCTGCAATTCGTGATAATGATCCAGTAATTTATTTGGAGCATATGAAATTATATCGTTCATTCCGTGGCGAAGTGCCTGAAGAAGAATATACAATTCCTCTTGGTAAAGCGGATGTTAAACGTGAAGGATCGGATTTAACAATTATCTCTTACGGTGCGATGGTACATGAAAGCTTAAAAGCTGCAGAAGAACTTCAAAAAGAAGGACATTCTGTAGAAGTAATCGATTTGCGTACAGTGCAGCCGTTAGATATTGAAACAATTATTGCCTCTGTAGAAAAAACGAATCGTGCAATGGTTGTTCAAGAAGCGCAGAAACAAGCTGGTATTGCAGCAAACGTTGTAGCGGAAATTACAGAACGTGCTATTTTAAGTTTAGAAGCTCCTGTACTACGTGTAACTGCTCCAGATACTGTTTTCCCGTTCTCTCAAGCGGAAACAGTTTGGTTACCAAGTTCTAAGGATATAGTAGAAACAGCTAAAAAAGTCCTAACGTTCTAA
- a CDS encoding dihydrolipoamide acetyltransferase family protein yields the protein MSFEFRLPDIGEGIHEGEIVKWFVKVGDEVQEDDILCEVQNDKAVVEIPSPVKGKVTEVLVSEGTVAIVGDVLVKLDAPGYEDLKFKGDHSDEEKAEEKTEAQVQATAEDGQAVDKEKVETSDKKVNSTKNSNTAPKEQPKGDTRVIAMPSVRKFARENEVSIADVTGSGKNGRVLKEDIEAFLSGDQSSAVEEKAETTTEAQVEKTAKKSAPPVTFEGEFPETREKLSPMRKAIAKAMVHSKHTAPHVTLMDEVDVTELVAHRKKFKEIAAEKNIKLTYLPYVVKALVSTLREFPALNTSYDDDTNEVIQKHYFNIGIAADTDKGLLVPVIKNADRKSVFAISDEINALAGKARDGKLAAAEMKGASCSITNIGSAGGQWFTPVINHPEVAILGIGRISEKPVIKNSEIVAAPVLALSLSFDHRMIDGATAQHALNHMKRLLSSPELLLMEA from the coding sequence TTGTCATTTGAATTTCGATTACCAGATATCGGTGAGGGTATACATGAAGGTGAAATTGTTAAGTGGTTTGTAAAAGTTGGCGATGAGGTACAAGAGGACGATATTTTATGTGAAGTACAAAATGATAAGGCCGTTGTTGAAATTCCTTCTCCTGTAAAAGGGAAAGTTACGGAAGTTCTTGTAAGTGAAGGAACAGTAGCTATTGTTGGAGATGTGCTAGTTAAGCTTGATGCACCTGGTTATGAAGACCTTAAATTTAAAGGCGATCATAGTGATGAGGAAAAAGCAGAAGAAAAGACAGAAGCACAAGTTCAAGCAACTGCAGAAGATGGTCAAGCAGTAGACAAAGAAAAAGTAGAGACTTCTGACAAAAAAGTAAATTCTACTAAAAACTCTAACACAGCACCTAAAGAACAACCAAAAGGTGATACACGCGTTATTGCTATGCCTTCTGTTCGTAAGTTTGCACGTGAAAACGAAGTGAGCATTGCGGATGTGACTGGTTCTGGTAAAAATGGTCGAGTTTTAAAAGAAGATATTGAAGCTTTCTTATCCGGAGATCAGTCTTCAGCAGTAGAAGAAAAAGCTGAAACAACTACTGAAGCACAAGTTGAAAAAACGGCTAAAAAATCTGCTCCGCCAGTAACTTTTGAAGGTGAATTCCCTGAAACAAGAGAAAAACTTTCACCGATGCGCAAAGCAATTGCTAAAGCTATGGTACATTCCAAACATACAGCTCCACATGTTACATTGATGGATGAAGTAGATGTAACTGAACTTGTTGCACATCGTAAAAAATTCAAAGAAATTGCTGCAGAAAAAAATATCAAGTTAACTTACTTACCTTATGTAGTAAAAGCTTTAGTAAGTACACTTAGAGAATTCCCTGCGTTAAACACATCTTATGATGATGATACAAACGAAGTAATCCAAAAACATTACTTCAATATAGGTATCGCAGCAGATACGGATAAAGGATTATTAGTTCCAGTTATCAAAAATGCTGATCGCAAGTCTGTTTTTGCAATCTCGGATGAAATCAATGCACTTGCAGGAAAAGCACGTGATGGTAAACTTGCTGCTGCCGAAATGAAGGGCGCTTCTTGTTCTATCACAAATATTGGATCAGCGGGCGGGCAATGGTTCACTCCAGTTATCAATCATCCAGAAGTTGCTATTTTAGGTATTGGTCGAATTTCAGAGAAACCTGTAATAAAAAATAGTGAAATTGTGGCTGCACCTGTGTTAGCATTATCATTGAGCTTTGATCATCGAATGATCGATGGTGCGACTGCTCAACATGCGTTGAATCATATGAAGCGTTTGCTTAGCAGTCCAGAATTATTATTAATGGAGGCGTAA
- the lpdA gene encoding dihydrolipoyl dehydrogenase yields MVVGDFPIETDTLVIGSGPGGYVAAIRAAQTGQKVVVVEKEHIGGVCLNVGCIPSKALISVGHRFEQAKHADDMGITATDVKIDFSKSQAFKDSVVKKLTSGVSGLLKGNNVEVVMGEAYFVDANTVRVMDEKSAQTYTFKNAIIATGSRPVEIPTFKYSKRVLNSTSALSLPEIPENLVVIGGGYIGTELGSAFANLGSKVTIVEGGDDILAGFEKQMTTIVKKGLKKKGVEIAVKASAKGVEESDTGVVVTYEVGGEEKKVEADYVLVTVGRRPNTDEMGLEEIGLKFAERGLLEVDKQCRTNISNIYAIGDIVAGPQLAHKASYEGKVAAEAIAGQTSVVDYLAIPAVCFTDPEMATVGLNEAQAKEQGYDVAAGKFPFGANGRALALNATDGFVKLVSRKEDGLLLGAQIVGQGASDMIAELGLAIEAGMTVEDIAMTIHAHPTLGEIAMEAAEVVMGHPIHILSK; encoded by the coding sequence ATGGTAGTAGGAGATTTCCCAATCGAAACAGATACACTTGTAATAGGTTCAGGCCCTGGAGGATATGTTGCAGCTATTCGCGCAGCACAAACAGGACAAAAAGTTGTAGTTGTGGAAAAAGAACATATCGGAGGAGTTTGCTTAAACGTGGGATGTATTCCTTCTAAAGCATTAATCTCTGTTGGTCACCGTTTTGAACAAGCGAAACACGCTGATGATATGGGAATTACAGCTACAGATGTAAAAATTGATTTTTCTAAATCGCAAGCTTTTAAAGACAGTGTAGTTAAAAAACTAACTAGCGGAGTTTCTGGATTGTTAAAAGGAAACAATGTGGAAGTAGTTATGGGCGAAGCTTATTTCGTTGATGCTAACACTGTTCGTGTAATGGACGAAAAATCTGCGCAAACATATACATTTAAAAATGCAATTATTGCAACAGGATCTCGTCCTGTAGAAATTCCAACTTTTAAATACTCTAAACGTGTATTAAACTCTACGAGTGCATTAAGCTTACCTGAAATTCCAGAGAACTTAGTTGTAATTGGTGGAGGATACATTGGTACGGAACTAGGTTCTGCTTTTGCTAACTTAGGTTCAAAAGTTACTATTGTTGAAGGTGGCGACGATATTCTAGCTGGCTTCGAAAAACAAATGACAACAATTGTTAAAAAAGGCTTGAAGAAAAAAGGCGTTGAAATAGCAGTTAAAGCATCTGCAAAAGGTGTGGAAGAGTCAGATACTGGCGTAGTAGTAACTTATGAAGTTGGCGGAGAAGAGAAAAAAGTCGAAGCTGATTACGTTTTAGTTACTGTAGGTCGTCGTCCAAATACTGATGAAATGGGTCTAGAAGAAATTGGTCTTAAATTTGCTGAGCGCGGATTATTAGAAGTAGACAAACAGTGTCGTACAAACATATCTAATATTTATGCAATTGGTGATATTGTTGCTGGTCCTCAACTTGCTCATAAAGCCTCTTATGAAGGAAAAGTAGCTGCAGAAGCAATCGCTGGTCAGACATCTGTTGTGGATTACTTAGCAATTCCTGCTGTTTGCTTCACAGATCCTGAGATGGCTACAGTTGGTCTTAACGAAGCACAAGCAAAAGAACAAGGGTATGACGTTGCTGCTGGGAAATTCCCATTCGGAGCTAACGGTCGTGCACTAGCTCTAAATGCTACAGATGGTTTTGTTAAACTTGTTTCTCGTAAAGAAGATGGTTTATTACTTGGAGCGCAAATCGTTGGTCAAGGTGCTTCAGATATGATCGCTGAACTTGGTTTAGCTATCGAAGCAGGAATGACTGTAGAAGATATTGCAATGACTATTCATGCTCACCCAACATTAGGTGAAATTGCTATGGAAGCTGCAGAAGTAGTTATGGGTCACCCGATTCATATTCTTTCTAAATAA
- a CDS encoding MEDS domain-containing protein: MDEISNEIVKSEVKSKMHEVFENNKDVHLHILYKYRGIENYIIQILSYIEDGVAAGDYVILIENSRLYPIIQKELSTRFTVDQLELVHYVNSLDFYWSSGSYHPPSIADYFSKTVQPYVENKISFRAWAHVEWATMEEPLHLIKDLEEIVDEAVNLLAFPLICAYDGEKLPDYLKTSLMETHPYVLLEDDFIVSEQYQSSKTH; the protein is encoded by the coding sequence GTGGACGAAATCTCGAATGAGATTGTTAAAAGTGAAGTAAAAAGCAAAATGCACGAGGTGTTTGAAAATAACAAAGATGTTCATCTTCATATTCTGTATAAGTACCGTGGAATAGAAAATTACATTATTCAGATTTTGAGTTATATAGAAGATGGTGTTGCAGCTGGTGATTACGTGATTCTTATTGAGAATTCTCGTCTTTATCCTATTATTCAAAAAGAATTAAGCACACGTTTTACGGTAGATCAATTAGAGTTAGTTCACTATGTAAATAGTCTCGATTTCTATTGGTCGAGTGGTAGTTATCATCCTCCTTCAATCGCGGATTACTTTAGTAAAACGGTTCAGCCTTATGTGGAAAACAAAATCTCTTTCCGAGCTTGGGCTCATGTTGAGTGGGCTACTATGGAAGAGCCATTGCATCTCATAAAAGATTTAGAGGAAATTGTAGATGAAGCTGTAAATCTGCTTGCCTTTCCATTGATATGTGCATACGATGGTGAGAAATTACCAGATTACCTCAAAACAAGTTTGATGGAAACACATCCTTATGTTCTACTGGAAGACGATTTCATCGTCTCGGAACAATATCAGTCTTCTAAAACACACTAA
- a CDS encoding polysaccharide deacetylase family protein has product MKLTTWIIPAVMLLGLSACSVADEKPEVEKETEETTPVSQEPVVEEVDEAVEEEVTIKEPEPLYELNEANWTFQPIEDANPKAVLLTIDDAPEKYAVEMAKTLKELNAPAIFFVNGHFIDTDEEKTNLKAIYDMGFSIGNHTQTHANLKESSEEQQKEEILKVNETVEAVIGEKPKFFRAPFGVNTDFSKSLVLQEGMLLMNWTYGYDWEKQYRDAESLTNIMLNTEYLTDGANLLMHDREWTAEALRGIVEGLRAKGYDLIDPKTIKGI; this is encoded by the coding sequence TTGAAACTTACAACTTGGATAATACCAGCAGTTATGTTACTTGGACTTTCTGCATGTAGCGTTGCAGATGAAAAACCTGAAGTAGAAAAAGAAACGGAAGAGACAACACCAGTATCTCAAGAGCCTGTAGTAGAAGAAGTGGATGAGGCAGTAGAGGAGGAGGTAACCATTAAGGAGCCTGAACCCCTATACGAATTAAACGAGGCAAACTGGACATTCCAGCCAATTGAAGATGCAAATCCAAAAGCAGTTTTACTTACCATCGATGATGCACCTGAAAAATATGCAGTAGAAATGGCAAAAACGTTGAAAGAATTAAATGCCCCGGCTATCTTTTTCGTGAATGGACATTTTATAGATACAGATGAAGAAAAGACTAACTTAAAGGCTATATACGATATGGGATTCTCTATCGGTAATCACACACAAACACATGCTAATTTAAAGGAAAGCTCTGAAGAACAGCAAAAGGAAGAAATTTTAAAAGTAAATGAAACAGTAGAAGCAGTAATTGGAGAAAAGCCTAAATTTTTCCGTGCACCATTTGGAGTTAATACAGATTTCAGTAAGTCTCTTGTCCTACAAGAAGGAATGCTTTTAATGAATTGGACATACGGATATGATTGGGAAAAACAATATCGAGATGCTGAAAGTTTGACTAATATTATGTTGAACACTGAATATTTGACAGATGGCGCAAATTTATTAATGCATGATCGTGAATGGACTGCAGAGGCATTACGAGGTATTGTTGAGGGTCTTCGTGCAAAAGGGTATGATTTAATTGATCCGAAAACGATTAAAGGAATTTAA
- a CDS encoding CidA/LrgA family protein translates to MVRIIRIVLQVIILYLFSFIGSWIVQILSLQFPGSIIGLLLLFGCLYFNIIPVQLIKDGAGFLLTFLALFFIPATVGIMDYPELLSWAGLGMVLSIVISTIITIVITGKFCQYLERKLLEKEQIE, encoded by the coding sequence ATGGTTAGGATTATTCGTATTGTGCTTCAAGTAATTATTTTATACCTTTTCTCGTTTATCGGATCTTGGATTGTACAAATTCTATCCCTTCAATTTCCTGGAAGTATTATTGGATTATTGTTACTTTTTGGCTGCTTATATTTTAACATTATTCCGGTCCAACTAATAAAAGATGGAGCAGGATTTTTATTGACCTTTCTTGCGTTGTTTTTTATACCTGCTACTGTTGGAATAATGGACTATCCAGAACTCCTATCCTGGGCTGGTTTAGGGATGGTTCTATCAATTGTCATTAGTACGATAATAACTATTGTTATAACAGGTAAATTTTGTCAATATCTCGAGCGGAAACTATTAGAAAAGGAGCAGATTGAATGA
- a CDS encoding LrgB family protein, which yields MIAFMMIIGTIVLFYVMNLIYRRFTYPLLIPIFSTTVVIVIILVISKIPYDTYMSGGKWINELLGPAVVSMAYPLYIHREKIFKYKVPILLSVLTALFSGLISITILSKLMSLDDHILLSLLPKSITTPVSIPISEAIGGIPTLTAVFVIFAGIVGAIFGPVIFKIFRIDKAISRGISVGSASHGIGVSKLTEYGEETLTMGSVSMTLSAIFGSFVCPLFALLI from the coding sequence ATGATTGCGTTTATGATGATAATCGGAACAATTGTGCTTTTTTATGTAATGAATCTCATATATAGAAGATTTACATATCCGTTATTAATTCCTATTTTCTCTACAACGGTGGTAATTGTGATTATTTTAGTAATAAGTAAAATACCATATGATACATATATGTCGGGTGGAAAGTGGATTAATGAATTATTAGGACCAGCTGTTGTTAGTATGGCTTATCCTCTTTACATTCACCGGGAGAAAATTTTCAAATACAAAGTTCCAATTCTTTTGAGTGTATTGACTGCTCTGTTTTCGGGTTTAATCAGTATTACAATATTATCTAAGTTAATGTCATTGGATGATCATATATTATTATCCTTATTACCGAAATCGATTACGACTCCGGTTTCTATTCCGATTAGTGAGGCAATAGGGGGGATCCCAACATTAACAGCTGTTTTCGTTATTTTTGCAGGTATTGTTGGAGCCATATTTGGGCCTGTTATTTTTAAGATTTTTCGTATAGATAAAGCGATAAGTCGAGGAATATCAGTGGGTAGTGCTTCCCACGGTATCGGAGTTTCCAAACTAACTGAATATGGAGAGGAAACATTGACGATGGGATCTGTTTCTATGACTTTAAGTGCGATATTTGGATCTTTTGTTTGCCCATTGTTTGCGCTATTAATCTAA